A stretch of the Arthrobacter sp. PAMC 25486 genome encodes the following:
- a CDS encoding sensor histidine kinase, with the protein MPTPEIPQPPATLGRSVRTTWTYTLGSIVFILVVLDAMLLGLAVESFNATYDVVSGLLLVTFLAAVLTQVRYAWFLRAGLGGGLPRTVWTVALILPAAVVWVLGLFVAADAPLWVLPLWLAVCLLACLLPTWQRMAVLGAGLAAALLHPFAYALVNGSAYGVPDNPGVRMLLVYAAGMPLVLLSSLWWWRVVVELDRHRLMAGELAVAQERLRFAADLHDIQGHHLQVIALKSELAERLLPIDVDAARANIHETRLIAKQALEETRTLVSGYRETSLENELENAREVLTASGAACELQLTPVPAGPAAHKALAMTVREATTNILRHSDATTAAITLAASPGGASLTISNNGAVSPIPGTGTGLLGLRERLEALGGTLETSMDTGRFELQAWVPTKGTLP; encoded by the coding sequence ATGCCCACCCCCGAAATCCCGCAGCCTCCCGCCACCCTCGGCCGCAGCGTGCGCACCACCTGGACCTACACGCTGGGTTCCATTGTGTTTATCCTCGTGGTCCTGGATGCCATGCTGCTGGGCCTGGCCGTGGAGTCCTTTAATGCCACGTACGACGTCGTTTCCGGGCTTCTCCTTGTCACTTTCCTTGCCGCTGTTCTCACCCAGGTCCGCTACGCCTGGTTCCTGCGGGCGGGGTTGGGCGGCGGACTCCCCCGCACGGTGTGGACGGTGGCGCTGATTCTGCCCGCTGCCGTGGTTTGGGTGCTGGGCCTGTTCGTGGCTGCCGATGCCCCGCTGTGGGTGCTCCCGCTCTGGCTCGCAGTCTGCCTGCTCGCCTGCCTGCTGCCCACGTGGCAGCGCATGGCGGTTCTGGGTGCCGGCCTCGCCGCTGCCCTGCTGCATCCTTTTGCTTACGCTCTCGTCAATGGCTCCGCGTACGGCGTGCCGGACAATCCCGGCGTGCGCATGCTCCTGGTTTACGCGGCGGGCATGCCCCTGGTGCTGCTGAGCAGCCTGTGGTGGTGGCGGGTTGTGGTGGAACTGGACCGGCACAGGCTCATGGCGGGGGAACTCGCCGTCGCACAGGAAAGGCTGCGTTTTGCCGCGGACCTGCACGACATCCAGGGCCATCACCTGCAGGTCATTGCGCTGAAATCCGAGCTGGCCGAACGGCTGCTGCCCATCGACGTCGACGCCGCACGCGCCAACATCCACGAGACCCGGCTCATTGCCAAGCAGGCCCTCGAGGAAACCCGCACGCTGGTCTCGGGCTACCGCGAAACGTCCCTGGAAAATGAGCTGGAGAATGCCCGCGAAGTCCTCACGGCTTCCGGCGCCGCGTGTGAACTGCAGCTGACCCCCGTCCCGGCAGGCCCCGCCGCGCACAAGGCCCTGGCCATGACAGTGCGTGAGGCAACCACCAATATTCTGCGGCACAGCGACGCCACAACGGCCGCCATCACGCTGGCAGCATCGCCTGGCGGGGCGTCCCTCACCATCAGCAACAACGGGGCCGTTTCCCCAATACCGGGCACTGGCACCGGCCTGCTCGGGCTGCGGGAACGCCTCGAGGCCCTGGGTGGCACACTTGAAACGTCCATGGACACCGGTCGCTTTGAATTGCAGGCATGGGTCCCCACTAAAGGAACACTGCCATGA
- a CDS encoding exo-alpha-sialidase, whose translation MKRPTSSEIVLARRGVAGHRQYRIPALAVSTRGTILAAYDGRPNLDDLPNPIDLLLRRSTDNGATWGPQQTVRTGTGLDGYGDPSLLVDTVTGRIFMFHAAGTHAGFFEAAAGLDNQDAIQHADLSFSDDDGETWQHRRLTAMLKGEGVTGLFAAAGAGIQLHTGPFQGRLVQQFVLLHEGAIKAASAYSDDHGESWSLGEFIDGANENKVVCRTDGSLLMHSRATPHRLTALSTDGGRSWSPAQPHFELPDPSDNGSVARFDGLPSVAGLASPKTADWLIATHNHDPLLRRNTLLKLSQDNGATWPFAVELCGGSSQYSTATRLPNGRIGVLYERQGYQEIVFTSVDPQELLASPTASLTHDAGTSFTGSVGLSVVLRSITPGRPAVWESVGESFVLTQTDGDWDPAAWKEVGQGYSAEAPQVLSNRESQDLNYGAVIPGYKAGDVLAFAGRVENSGPVQDVAVFLADGLGASRTVVAWQPLDPDSMHGFAATYTVTEADIGAGVVSLEFRLLVGSIGSDQGVRRLFTFGVPTGDIEEH comes from the coding sequence ATGAAACGTCCTACCTCCTCGGAAATTGTCCTTGCCCGCCGTGGCGTTGCCGGCCACCGCCAATACCGCATCCCCGCATTGGCGGTCTCCACACGGGGCACCATCCTGGCCGCCTATGACGGCCGCCCCAACCTGGACGACCTCCCCAACCCGATCGACCTGTTGCTCCGGCGCAGCACCGACAACGGCGCCACGTGGGGCCCGCAGCAGACGGTCCGCACCGGCACTGGCCTGGACGGCTACGGGGATCCGAGCCTGCTCGTCGACACCGTCACCGGACGCATCTTCATGTTCCATGCGGCCGGCACCCACGCCGGTTTCTTTGAGGCAGCCGCAGGCCTGGACAATCAGGACGCCATTCAGCACGCGGACCTCAGTTTCTCTGACGACGACGGCGAAACCTGGCAGCACCGCCGCCTCACGGCCATGCTCAAGGGCGAGGGTGTCACAGGATTGTTCGCCGCCGCGGGCGCCGGCATCCAGCTCCACACGGGCCCGTTCCAGGGCCGCCTCGTTCAGCAGTTCGTGCTCCTGCACGAGGGCGCAATCAAGGCTGCCAGCGCCTACAGCGACGACCACGGCGAGAGCTGGTCGCTGGGCGAATTCATCGACGGCGCCAATGAAAACAAGGTCGTATGCCGCACCGATGGCAGCCTCCTGATGCACTCCCGTGCCACTCCGCACCGGCTCACGGCCCTCTCCACCGACGGCGGCCGGTCTTGGTCCCCCGCGCAACCGCACTTCGAACTGCCCGACCCCAGCGACAACGGCTCCGTGGCCCGCTTTGACGGCCTGCCTTCCGTCGCCGGCCTCGCCTCGCCGAAGACCGCCGACTGGCTCATCGCCACGCACAACCACGACCCCCTCCTGCGCCGCAACACCCTCCTGAAGCTCTCGCAGGACAACGGCGCAACCTGGCCATTCGCCGTCGAACTTTGCGGGGGAAGCTCGCAATACTCCACGGCCACGCGCCTTCCCAACGGCCGCATCGGCGTGCTTTACGAGCGCCAGGGCTACCAAGAAATTGTGTTCACGTCGGTGGACCCGCAGGAGCTGCTTGCCTCCCCTACCGCTTCCCTGACGCACGACGCCGGAACCTCCTTCACGGGCAGCGTCGGCTTGAGCGTGGTGTTGCGTTCCATCACGCCCGGCCGGCCAGCCGTGTGGGAGAGCGTGGGCGAGAGTTTTGTGCTCACTCAAACCGACGGCGACTGGGACCCGGCGGCGTGGAAGGAAGTGGGCCAGGGTTACTCCGCGGAGGCCCCGCAGGTGCTCTCCAACCGCGAGTCGCAGGACCTGAACTACGGAGCGGTGATTCCCGGATACAAGGCCGGGGATGTACTGGCGTTTGCTGGCCGGGTGGAAAACTCCGGTCCCGTGCAGGATGTGGCGGTGTTCTTGGCGGACGGGCTGGGCGCCAGCAGGACCGTTGTAGCCTGGCAGCCCCTGGATCCGGACTCCATGCATGGCTTTGCCGCCACGTACACAGTCACCGAGGCGGATATTGGTGCCGGTGTGGTGTCTCTGGAATTCCGGCTGCTCGTGGGAAGCATCGGCTCCGACCAAGGCGTCCGCAGGCTCTTCACCTTCGGCGTTCCGACGGGGGACATCGAGGAGCACTGA
- a CDS encoding response regulator transcription factor: MTDAQDSRLIRLLIADDEHLIRGALEALLGLESDIEVVASADNGVSAAELAVSTQPDICLLDLEMPQADGLEAAARILATVNTRVIIVTRHARPGVLRRALAAKVSGFVPKSTPAQELAHVIRDVAAGKRYIDPDIAAAALTAERSPLTDRELETLRVSRTTTSVAQIAQQLHLAPGTVRNYLSSAMMKLNAASRHEAADKAWQQGWI; this comes from the coding sequence ATGACCGACGCCCAGGACAGCCGCCTTATCCGGCTGCTGATTGCCGACGACGAACATCTCATCCGGGGTGCCTTGGAGGCACTCCTTGGCCTGGAATCCGACATTGAGGTGGTGGCGAGCGCCGACAACGGTGTGAGTGCAGCAGAGCTGGCCGTGTCCACCCAACCGGACATCTGCCTTCTGGACCTGGAGATGCCGCAAGCCGACGGCCTCGAGGCTGCGGCCCGGATCCTTGCCACCGTCAACACGCGGGTCATCATCGTCACCCGACACGCCCGGCCCGGGGTGCTGCGGCGGGCCCTGGCCGCCAAGGTATCAGGGTTCGTGCCGAAGTCGACCCCGGCGCAGGAGCTGGCCCACGTCATCCGAGACGTGGCAGCCGGCAAGCGCTATATCGATCCCGACATTGCCGCTGCCGCCCTGACGGCCGAACGCTCCCCGTTGACCGACAGGGAGCTGGAAACGCTTCGGGTCAGCCGCACCACTACCAGCGTGGCGCAGATTGCGCAGCAGCTGCACCTGGCCCCGGGCACGGTGCGCAACTACCTGTCCTCGGCCATGATGAAGCTCAATGCCGCATCCCGGCATGAGGCCGCCGACAAGGCGTGGCAGCAGGGCTGGATCTAG
- a CDS encoding PspA/IM30 family protein has product MNVLSRIAAFFRGRNAAKKYDADASSAGQLTMADAQLKQQAAVQKMRRGVADVSVSRQRLDLQAADLQQALDSLEEQAAKSRTAGDEGAAQTAMRRHLIMGGQLADLMSQRDALAEQETMLIAALTQLQARVAGFNVTSETLRAAHKAADANQSIAKALEEFDDKNGPAK; this is encoded by the coding sequence ATGAACGTACTCTCCCGCATCGCCGCGTTCTTTCGTGGCAGGAACGCTGCCAAGAAGTACGACGCCGATGCCTCCTCCGCGGGCCAGCTCACCATGGCGGATGCCCAACTTAAGCAGCAGGCCGCTGTGCAAAAGATGCGTCGAGGCGTCGCCGATGTTTCGGTGAGCCGGCAGCGGCTGGACCTGCAGGCCGCCGACCTCCAACAGGCGCTGGATTCCCTCGAGGAACAAGCGGCTAAGTCCCGTACCGCCGGTGATGAAGGGGCCGCCCAAACTGCCATGCGCCGGCACCTCATCATGGGCGGTCAGCTGGCCGACCTGATGTCCCAACGCGATGCCCTGGCCGAACAAGAAACCATGCTGATCGCCGCACTCACGCAGCTGCAGGCGCGGGTCGCCGGCTTCAACGTCACGTCGGAAACGCTCAGGGCAGCCCACAAGGCGGCCGACGCCAACCAGTCAATCGCCAAGGCCCTCGAGGAATTCGACGACAAAAACGGCCCCGCCAAATAA